The Stackebrandtia nassauensis DSM 44728 genome includes the window CGGCGCGCTGATCGTGCAGTCCACCCGAACCGGAGCGATCGGCGTCGTACCGTCCGACAAGGCCGAGGACGCCCGCAAGGCCTTGCTGCCGGGCAGCACGGTGAGCAACACATCGGACGGAATCCTCAAAGACTTGAAGGACGGAGGATTCCTGGTACCCAGCACCATGGACGAAGACCAGCTGGTGCACGACCGGTACATCAAGCGGTACCAGAAGAACCGGCTCGACCTCATTCTCATGCCGACAGAGCAGTGCAACTTTCGATGCGTCTACTGCTACGAATCGTTCATCAGGGGCGAGATGTCTCCCGAACTCGTGGCCGGACTGCACAGCTTCATCGCGGCAGAACACAGGGTCAACGGATTGGAGAGCCTGAACGTCTCCTGGTTCGGCGGCGAACCGCTACTAGCCGCCGACCTGGTGCTCGACACCACTCGCAGCCTGGCAGATTACTGTCGTGCCAACGGGATCGCGTCGAAGTTCAGCGCCACGACCAACGGCTACCTCCTCAAGCCCGGCTACGCCGAGAAGGTCGTCCAAGCCGGGGTACGCCATTTCCAGATCACATTGGACGGAACCAAACACGACCATGACAAGCGACGCGTCGACATCGATGGGGCCGAGACATTCGACGTCATCATGGCGAACCTCCGCCATCTCAAGTCCACAGATCTCGACTTCACCATCATGTTGCGACACAATTTCGATCCCGAAGGTCTGCGGCGCCTCGACGACTACATCGACATGATTCAGCGGGAATTCAGCGATGACCCCCGATACACCACGCATTTCGCTGCCATAGGCAAATGGGGAGGCGCCAAAGACGACGACCTCGTGGTCTGTGAGGGCCGTACCGGCCCGCAAGCGATCGCCCACGCGCGGGGCCTGGCCATTTCCGCCGGTTTCAAAGTCGACCTGCTCGAGAACGGCCTGAAGCCCGAGGGTTCCATTTGCTACGCCGCTGATCCACGAAGCTTCGTCATCGGTTCCGACGGAACCGTCTACAAATGCACCGTCGAACTCGACTACCACGAACGCAATATGGTCGGCAAACTTCATCCCGACGGCACTATGGACCTCGATTGGCGCAAACTCGCCCTATGGTGCGAGACCGACGGCACCGACCCGGGCAAGAAGTGCAACTCGTGCTACTTCGGGGGCGCATGTCACGGTGCCGCCTGTCCGAAGGAATGGATGGACGAGGACGACTGCCACTGCCCACCAAGCAAACAGGTGATTCGAGAAACGCTTCCCCTTGTGCGGCGCAACTTCGCGGCGGGCGTTCAACGATGAGCTCGCACCCCACCCCAGCACTACGGACAGGAACCGAGACTCCCGTGCCCGGTATCACAACCCTCCCTTGCGGACGGGTGCTCGTCGGTATCTCCGGCTCCGTCCTCGCCGCCGAGATCACGAGCTACCTGCGGGCGCTCCGCAGCAGACTGGCCAGCGAGATCGTCGTCTTCGTGACCACGTCAGCGCGGCAGTTCGTGACACTCGACATGCTGAAGCTCTACGCCGACGACATCGTCCTGGCCGACCGCCCCGGTCGCTTCCGGGTACCTCACATCGACGGCCCGGATTGGGCGGACGTCTTCGCGATCGTCCCCGCCTCGGCGAACACACTCGGCAAGGCCGCCAACGGAATAGCCGACGATCTCCTGTCAACGGCGATGGTCGCCGCGGACAAGCCGATCTTCTTCGCCCCGGCCATGAACGTGAGGATGTGGCGATCGGCCCCGGTGCGTCGAAACGTACAGCGGCTCAGGGAGGACGGGCATTACATCGTCGAACCCGATGTCGGGTTGGCGTTGTCGAGTGGGCTCGCCGAAGGGGTCGCCCCAACGGCCGAGAAGGTGTTGTCTCATTTGTGGCACTTCAGAATGCGGCAACTCCGGGACGACTACTGGGATGAGGCGATCAGTGTCGCGCCCCGTCCGCCTGCCGCGTTGACGGCGGCCACAAGGACCAGTCTGCCGTTGACCGTGGCGAGTGGTTCCGGGAAGTAGTGTGAATGAGACGCGTGAATCTCCGGGACTCTCCCGCGGACGGTGAGGTGCGCCGTGTTCCATCCACTTGAAGGCCTTGCCGGTCTTCGGCGATCTCTTGGTGGCAGATATCTGAGAATCGTCACCGCGCATGGAATCTCGGTCATCGGTGACTCCTTCACGTTGCCCACCATGATGTTGTGGATCTACGCGACCTCGGCTCATCGGGTGCAGTGGCTCGGCTGGGTCATGGTGGCGCAGTATCTGCCACGGGTACTCGCCGGGGCTTTACTGTCCCGATTTGCCGACCTGCCACATCGGGGTCGGGTGATGGTGATCTGCGATCTCGTGAGAGTCGTCGTGACACTCGCTCTGCTGGTGGCGATGTGGCAGGGCGATATCGTGTTGGCCCTGGTTCTGCTGGCCGCTTCGTCGGGGATCGGGACGGTGTTCTTCTCCGCGCAGGAAGCCTCGATTCCGGTGCTGGTGGACCGGGACGCGATCACCCAGGCCAATGCCGTCCTGCAGGGGACGAATCAGAGTGTCTTCGCGTTCGCTCCGGCCGTGGCGGTGTTCGTGTACGTGCTCGTGGGACCCTACTGGGCCATCGCGTTCGACGCGGCGACCTTCGCCGTCTCCGCTGTCATCCTGCTTCGGTTGTGGCGACTCGAAACCACCGCTGATCGTGGTGACGCGTCGGATGTCCGGGAGACTCGATCACAGCGCACGGCCAATATCTGGCAGGGCATCGTGGCGGCGGGTTTCGCCGCCGCCGCGATCAGTCTGTCAGCAGGAATCAATCAGACCGTCATGATCGCGGTACTCGACCGCGATCTGGGTGGCGCCGCCACCGACATCGGGTGGTTGTCGATTGCCAACGGGATCGCCCAGGTGTCAGTTCTGGGGCTCGTGGTCACCTTCGCGGCTCGCATTCGCGGCAGCTGGTTGCTGCTCGTGTCGGCGGCGGGGATGGCGCTCGGGCAGTTCGCGGTCTCGCAGGCGGGTTCGTTGACCGTGCTCATCGCCGCGGTTGTCGTCACTTCGCTCGTGAACGCGCCGTTCAACGTCGCCACGGCGACCTTGCAGCAACGCTCCACCGGCAATCGGCATCGAGGCAGGGTCCTGGGCAGGGTGACGGCGGTGAAGGCCGCGATGTTCGTCGTCGGTGCCCTCGGCGGCGGCTGGCTGGCCGATCTCATCGGTGGTCGTGCCACGCTGGTGGTCTCCGCACTCGCCTGTCTGGCCGCCCTCGTCGCCGCGATCTTCCTGCGCACATCACATCGAGTGTCGGAAATCGACCATGACACACCGCCAGCCGTGTCCAACTCGATTCCCGAGGCCAAGTTAGATCGAATCGGCTCGTTGATAGGGCGCGCGGAGGATCTCGCCGATCTGCTTGCTGTCCCGGGTCAGGAACGCCCGGTGAAGCCTGAATGTTTCGGTCGGCGGGTCGAGGCCCAGCGTCTCCCGGTAGTGCTGACGGCATTGTTCGAAGCTGCGCAGTCCGGCAGCGGCACCGTTCGCGTGGAACTGGGCGATCATCGCCAGCTGCCACGTCCGGTCCGAGTCCACGCACTCACCGAGCAGCGTTTGTATCTCGGCTGTCAGCAGGTGCCAGTCATTCGCGAGCAGCCGCGCCGTGAAGTAGTCGCGTTTCACGTCGCGATAGGCGGCGTTGACGGCGACCGCCTGGCCGTCGAGCCATCGACTGGCGGGAAGGCCGGTTCCGAACGGTCCTCGCCACAACCGCATCGCCTGTCGGCAGAGTCCGATGGCCTGGGAGGCGGCACCGTTCCTGATGTTGTGCCGGGCATCGACCGCGAGCGCGCGAAACTGATCGAGGTCCAGGGCGTGGGCGGACAAGTCGAGCTGATATCCATCATGGAGAACTGTCCTCAGCTTCTTGGACTCCCCCTGGTGAATCATGTCGAATTCGCGTCGCAGCGTACTGATGATGCTGCGCAGGTTCGCGGCCGCGGAGCTCGGCGGGTTGTCCCACAGCAGATCCGCCAGTCTGCCAACCGATACCGGTGTTCCACGATGGAGTGCCAATGCCGCGATCACGGCGCGCCGCAACCGGGACCGCGGCGTCACCACAGTCATCGGACTCGCGAGGTGGACTTCTCCGAGAACCCGAACGAAAACTTCCAACTTCCATTCTCCGTACCAGCCGACCCGTGACGGGCGGCCGGTATCCGGGAAGAACCCACGGCTTTCCCGGGAACCGTGCGTTGACCGGCCGCGGACTCGCTACGGGGTCCGTTCTCTCCACTTCACCGCCACAAGTCTAGGGCGGCAACGCAAACCGCTCAGCGAACGCGCGTTCCCGGGCGACGGTTCAGACGACGGTGAGTTTGGAGACGTCGTTGTCCAGGGAGGTCTGGGCTCGGGAGCTGACCTCTTCGCTGGGTGATTGGGAGAGGTAGCCGAAGACCGCGTTGAGGTCGCGCAGGTCGGTGGCGGTGACCGGGATCTTGTGCTGCCGTAGGAGGGCGACCAGGTCCTCCATCGCGATCTGCCATTCGCCGGCGCCGGAGTTGCCTCGGATCGAGTCGGCGTAGCGGCGCATGAGGGCGTCGTCGCCGAGTTTGTCGACGAGGCGCTCGATGACGGACTCGCTGGTGGTGATGAAGTCGGTCAGGTCCATGGCAGGCAGTCTCTCTTCGCTCGTCACCGCGGGTTCTTCTTCACGCCCAGGCCCCCGTCGAGGGGGTGCGCCGACCAGACCGTGCCGTCGGCGTTGAGGATCACCCTAATGGTGACACCGGCGCGCTGGCCCTGGACTTCGTAGCCCGCTCCGTTGGGGCGGGGTAGCGGTTGGGAGTCGGGGTTGCGGGCGACGTCGTTGACCATGTCCATGATCTGGTCGTCGGTCCAGTGCTTGGGGAACTCGGTCTTGCCCGGGCGGTTGGTGCCGTAGCGGTGGCCGCCGGAGGTGGGGTCGTTCTTGTCACCGTCCAGGATGTGGCCCCGGCGTTGGGTGGTGTCGCCCAGGTTCGGCATGGTCTTGCGCGGGTCGGGTTCGTTGGGCTGGCGGTCGTCCCAGCCGTTCTTGCCGCCCGACTTGCGGGAGGGCGCGGGCGGTGGGGCGCTCGTCGTGGACTTGTTGAGCAGCATGTCGACTTCGTCGGCCGTCAGCCCGAAGCTCTTGCCGCCGCCGCCCCGGCCGCCCTTGGGGCGTCGGGGGCCCTTGCCGCCGCCGCCCTTGGCCATCGCGGACATGCCGACGGCCGTCAGCAGGAGAAGGAGTTTGCCGATCACAGGTGCGTCATCCGATCCTCGTCAGGCCAGCAGCGCTTGCAGGTTGGAGATGCTGGACACCAGGGAGTTGAGGTAGTTGGTGATCCGACCGACCCACTTGGCGATGAGGGAGGCGGCCTGCGAGATCACCCAGGGTGTCCCCAGGCCCAGGGTCAGACCGACCTCGGCGAGCCATTCGGGGATGCGGACCAGCAGGGTGGCGACGCAGTCGGCGATCAGGTCGCGCACGATGGCGCGGGTGGTGGCCACGAGCATCCCGGCGCCCGCGGTGGCCGCGGACATGACCTCGGCGAGCGCGCCGATGCCGCCCACCGCGTTGGTGGTGTAGTCGGCGTGGATCGAGTACGCGTTGGCCGCCGGGCTCTGCCAGGTCTCCAGGTCCTTGTGGGCCGCCGTCTGCAGCTTGGTACCGGCGTCCAGGAGTTTGGTGGAGACGTTCTCCCAGGTCTTGGCGTAGGAGTTCACCTTGTCGGCGTCGCCGGTGACCTCCTCCAGCGCGTCCCGCAGCGGTTTGACGTGTTCGATGAGCCAGCCGATCGCCATGGATGCCAAGGCGCCCAACGGGTCCATCGCCACCGACAGCGCGTCGAGACCGACGGTGATGCCGCCGATGGTGCCGTCCACCCAGGAGCCGGACTCGATCGCGTCGATGAGGGTCTGGGTGTCCTCCACCAGCCACAGCCCGGACGTCGCGGTGGTCGACTCCTCGACGGGGGCTACCAGAGAGTCGTTCACGCGGTCACACCCATCCGACGTCCTTGAGGTCGCCGATGGTCTTCTCGACCTCGACCGCGTTGTCCTTGTCGGTGGTCTCGTACTCGTCGGCGATGGTGCGCATGGCCTTGGCGTCGTCGGTGAGGATGTCCTTGGCCTTCTTCATCAGGCCGTCCAGCCGGTCGCGCTTCGCGTCGAGGATCGGCGGCAGCCACTGGCACAGGGTCCCGAAGGCGTCGTTGCCCGCCTTGACGTGTTTGCTGGCGGCTTCGGACAGCTTGAACGCGTCGATGGCGTCGTCGATGCTGTCGGCGTGGTCGCGGAGCTTCTTGGCGACGACCTTCATGCTGGTCACGACTTGTCACCCTTCTTGCGCGCTTCTTCCCTTGCCTCCATGGCCTTCTTGCTGAACCGTTTGCGGTAGCCGTTCATGACGGCCTCGCCGGTGGCGGTCTCGAGGCCCACCGAGTCCTTGACGACCTGGGACGCGGCCTTGCCCAGCTGGTTCTGCGCCTTGTGCTGCATGGCGAGGATCTCGGCGGCGAGGTCGGCGGCCGAGGAGTTCTTGACCGCCTCGGTCAGCTTCAGGTCGGTCATGATCCCGCTGGCGTCGATGGAGACGGTCACGGACTTGTCGGAGTTCGTCGAGGTGATGCTCAGCTTTTCGAGCTCAGCCTGCATCCGCTGGGTTTCCTCCAGCTGTTTGGCCGCCCGCAGTTGCAGCTGCGACACCCAGTCCTCGGCCTGCCGAGGGCCCTCCTCCGACATGTCCGCCTCCTTCAGGGAACTGTGACGAGTTGTGGCCGGATCATGCCACAAGTCTGTTCAGCCGCCCTGGATTGTGGATCGGCCTTCATGATTTTCCCCAGGGATTGTTTCCAGTGCCACTCAGAAACTGGCGTGTTTGGTCACAGCCGGGGACGGTTCCCGGTCAGGCCAGCAGCGCCTGCAGGTTGGAGAGGCTGGCGACCAGCGAGTTGAGGTAGCTGGTGATCCGGGCGACCCACTTGGCGATCAGCGAGTCGACCTGGGCGATCACCCATCCCGTCCCCAGCCCCAGGGTCAGGCCGATCTCGGCCAGCCACAGCGGGATCCGCACCAGCAGGGTCGTCACGCATTCGGCGATCAGGTCGCGCACGATCGCGCGGGTGGTGGCGACCAGCATCCCGGCCCCCTCGGTGGCCGCGGCCAGGACCCCGGCGAGCGCTCCGACGCCACCCACGGCGTTGGTCGTGTAGTCGGCGTGGATCGAGTACGCGTTCGCGGCCGGGCTCTGCCAGGTCTCCAGATCCTTGTGGACGGCGGATTGCAGGTCGGTTCCGGCGCCGACGAGTTTGGCGGAGACGTTGTCCCAGGTCTTGGCGTAGGACCTCACCTTGTCGGCGTCGCCGGTGACCTTCTCCAGCGCGTCACGCAAGGGCTTGATGTGCTCGATGAGCCAGCCGATCGCCATGGAGACCAAGGCGCCCAACGGATCCAAGACTGCCGACAGGACGTCCAGGCCGACGGTGATACCGCCGATCACGCCGTCCACCCAGGAGCCCGACTCGATCGCGTCGATGAGCAGCTGGGTGTCCTCCACCAGCCACAGCCCGGACGTGCCGGTGGTGGACTCGTCGACGTCAGCGATCAGCGGATTGTCGTTCACGAGGACGCACCCCTTCGGCGTCCAGGTCCGTCGCGTTTGCCGTGCACAGCCATGCCTCCACCCTTCGGTAATCGATTACCCACCTGTGCGGAATATTGCCACAGCGGTCGATCTGAACGGTTGAAGGCCCGGTATGTCCGACCTGCGGCATCACCGGATTCCGGTGCCGTCGCCGGTCTGGCGCGTTTGGTCAGGCCGCCGGGTCGACGGCGCGCGGGTCAGCCGGACAGGCCGGCCGCGACCAGTTCGGTGAGCTGTTCCTTGGTGAACACGACCGGGTTGTTGCCCAGCCGCTCGACGTTGACGCGCGAGGCCAGGTCGGCGACCTGTTCGCGGGTCGTGATGCCGTGCTCGGCGAGCTTAAGGGGGAGGCCGCATTCCTCGGCGATGGCGTCGAAGCGGGCCCGGGCGTCGGCGGCGTCGGCGGCTCCGAACGCGGCCAGCAGGGTGCGCATGCCCTCGGCGTGGGTGGCCGGGTCGACGCTGGGTTGCAGGTTGTCGGGGGTCGCCTTCGCGTGGGCTTCGATGAACGCGCCCAGGGTCAGGGCGACCGCGTGGCCGTGGCTGACACCGTAGGACTTGGTGAAGCCGTAGGACAGGGCGTGGGCGGCGGTGGTCTTGGAGACGTCGATGGCGCGGCCCGCGAGGTGGCTGCCCTGGGCCATCCGGCCCGCGACCTCGCTGGACGGGTTGTTGACGAACTCCGGCAGCGCCGGGACCAGCAGGTCGATGGCCGCCCGGGCGAAGCCGCGGCTCGCGTCGGAGGCGCCCGAGGCCCACAGGCTCTCGGTCGCCTGGGCCAGGGCGTCGATGCCGGAGGTGGCGCGCTGGTAGGGCGAGGCGGTGAGGGTGAGCTTGGGATCGAGGATGACCGTGTCGGGCAGCATCGCGGGACCGGCGATGGAGTACTTGTCGTTGCCGATGTAGACCACGGCGAAGTGGGTGGCCTCGGAGCCGGAGCCGGACGTGGTGGGCGCCAGCACGAGTTTGAGGCGGCGCTCGGTGATGGCCGCGCCGGTGCGGATCGCCGCGTGCAGCTGCTCGGCGTCGGTGATGCCCTGGTAGGCGCACAGCAGTTTCGCCATGTCCATGGCACTGCCGCCGCCGACGCCCAGCACCAGGTCGGGTTTGAACTCCTCGACGACACGCAGGCCGTGGATGAGGTCGGCGGCGTCGGTGTTGGGGTGGAACTCGCTCCAGCGGCGGACCTCGGCGACCTTGGTCAGTTCGTCGAGGCAGCGGTTGGCCCCGGACGCGTCGAAGGCGTGCTGGCCGCAGATGAGCACGGCGCGCTTACCGTCCAGCTTGGACACCAGTTGCCAGGTGTCGAGGATCGCGTCGTCACCGAAGCGGACATCGCGGTCGTCGGGCAGTGTCACGATCGAACTCCTCAACTCGCCGGGGTTTGGTCCCACAGTAAATGAGGGGCGGGCGGGAGCGTCCGCTCCGCCCGCCCCGTCAACAGTTCTTACAGCGCGTTCATGAACGCGGTCTTGCTGTCGGCCGGACTGCGGGTCGGACGGCCGATGTCGGCGCGGTTACCGGGCCGGACCTTGATCTCCAGCAGCGACGGGCCGCCGTGCTCGCGCAGTTGCGCGACCGCGGCGGCGATGCCGTCGACGGAGTCGGTCGCGGTGGCGTAGCGGTAGCCCAGCGCCTTGGCGGCGGCCGGAACGTCCACTTTGTCGATGGACGTCGGCTGGCCGCCGACCGAGTCGTGAACGCCGTTGTTGAACACGACGT containing:
- a CDS encoding radical SAM/SPASM domain-containing protein; the encoded protein is MTTVTYGPSKYVSFAFDNDGALIVQSTRTGAIGVVPSDKAEDARKALLPGSTVSNTSDGILKDLKDGGFLVPSTMDEDQLVHDRYIKRYQKNRLDLILMPTEQCNFRCVYCYESFIRGEMSPELVAGLHSFIAAEHRVNGLESLNVSWFGGEPLLAADLVLDTTRSLADYCRANGIASKFSATTNGYLLKPGYAEKVVQAGVRHFQITLDGTKHDHDKRRVDIDGAETFDVIMANLRHLKSTDLDFTIMLRHNFDPEGLRRLDDYIDMIQREFSDDPRYTTHFAAIGKWGGAKDDDLVVCEGRTGPQAIAHARGLAISAGFKVDLLENGLKPEGSICYAADPRSFVIGSDGTVYKCTVELDYHERNMVGKLHPDGTMDLDWRKLALWCETDGTDPGKKCNSCYFGGACHGAACPKEWMDEDDCHCPPSKQVIRETLPLVRRNFAAGVQR
- a CDS encoding flavoprotein, translated to MPGITTLPCGRVLVGISGSVLAAEITSYLRALRSRLASEIVVFVTTSARQFVTLDMLKLYADDIVLADRPGRFRVPHIDGPDWADVFAIVPASANTLGKAANGIADDLLSTAMVAADKPIFFAPAMNVRMWRSAPVRRNVQRLREDGHYIVEPDVGLALSSGLAEGVAPTAEKVLSHLWHFRMRQLRDDYWDEAISVAPRPPAALTAATRTSLPLTVASGSGK
- a CDS encoding AfsR/SARP family transcriptional regulator, producing MTVVTPRSRLRRAVIAALALHRGTPVSVGRLADLLWDNPPSSAAANLRSIISTLRREFDMIHQGESKKLRTVLHDGYQLDLSAHALDLDQFRALAVDARHNIRNGAASQAIGLCRQAMRLWRGPFGTGLPASRWLDGQAVAVNAAYRDVKRDYFTARLLANDWHLLTAEIQTLLGECVDSDRTWQLAMIAQFHANGAAAGLRSFEQCRQHYRETLGLDPPTETFRLHRAFLTRDSKQIGEILRAPYQRADSI
- a CDS encoding DUF6189 family protein → MDLTDFITTSESVIERLVDKLGDDALMRRYADSIRGNSGAGEWQIAMEDLVALLRQHKIPVTATDLRDLNAVFGYLSQSPSEEVSSRAQTSLDNDVSKLTVV
- a CDS encoding EndoU domain-containing protein; this translates as MIGKLLLLLTAVGMSAMAKGGGGKGPRRPKGGRGGGGKSFGLTADEVDMLLNKSTTSAPPPAPSRKSGGKNGWDDRQPNEPDPRKTMPNLGDTTQRRGHILDGDKNDPTSGGHRYGTNRPGKTEFPKHWTDDQIMDMVNDVARNPDSQPLPRPNGAGYEVQGQRAGVTIRVILNADGTVWSAHPLDGGLGVKKNPR
- a CDS encoding type VII secretion target — translated: MKVVAKKLRDHADSIDDAIDAFKLSEAASKHVKAGNDAFGTLCQWLPPILDAKRDRLDGLMKKAKDILTDDAKAMRTIADEYETTDKDNAVEVEKTIGDLKDVGWV
- a CDS encoding YbaB/EbfC family nucleoid-associated protein, whose protein sequence is MSEEGPRQAEDWVSQLQLRAAKQLEETQRMQAELEKLSITSTNSDKSVTVSIDASGIMTDLKLTEAVKNSSAADLAAEILAMQHKAQNQLGKAASQVVKDSVGLETATGEAVMNGYRKRFSKKAMEAREEARKKGDKS
- a CDS encoding WXG100 family type VII secretion target — its product is MNDNPLIADVDESTTGTSGLWLVEDTQLLIDAIESGSWVDGVIGGITVGLDVLSAVLDPLGALVSMAIGWLIEHIKPLRDALEKVTGDADKVRSYAKTWDNVSAKLVGAGTDLQSAVHKDLETWQSPAANAYSIHADYTTNAVGGVGALAGVLAAATEGAGMLVATTRAIVRDLIAECVTTLLVRIPLWLAEIGLTLGLGTGWVIAQVDSLIAKWVARITSYLNSLVASLSNLQALLA
- a CDS encoding phosphonoacetaldehyde reductase translates to MTLPDDRDVRFGDDAILDTWQLVSKLDGKRAVLICGQHAFDASGANRCLDELTKVAEVRRWSEFHPNTDAADLIHGLRVVEEFKPDLVLGVGGGSAMDMAKLLCAYQGITDAEQLHAAIRTGAAITERRLKLVLAPTTSGSGSEATHFAVVYIGNDKYSIAGPAMLPDTVILDPKLTLTASPYQRATSGIDALAQATESLWASGASDASRGFARAAIDLLVPALPEFVNNPSSEVAGRMAQGSHLAGRAIDVSKTTAAHALSYGFTKSYGVSHGHAVALTLGAFIEAHAKATPDNLQPSVDPATHAEGMRTLLAAFGAADAADARARFDAIAEECGLPLKLAEHGITTREQVADLASRVNVERLGNNPVVFTKEQLTELVAAGLSG